In the genome of Triticum urartu cultivar G1812 chromosome 5, Tu2.1, whole genome shotgun sequence, one region contains:
- the LOC125506515 gene encoding protein trichome birefringence-like 19, producing MRDLLHISHPHGHGRSSSRFFVVAVVSLTLVAALLAAFNMLTTTTIPADRRPLGSQSHTSARRGEGCDIFRGDWVPDLDAPYYTNDTCPPGIIDEHYDCMRFGRPDLGFLQWRWQPAGDGCDLPRFDPLRFLAMMRGKTIAFVGDSLARNHKDSLICLLTRVATPITSWPRKKHTVYYYREYNFTVASFWVPYLVRHEMIDDDGPTHTGLWNLYLDEPEEVWATHVAELDYVVVSASSWFYRPSMLYEAEQLVGCHYCQRPNVTDLTMRYALRMATRAALRALSGADGRFRGTVLLRTVDPSHYEGGEWNKDGNCLRRAPHRRGEKMVEGFELDFRALQVEEFAAAERAAAGGVRVMLMDTTEAMILRADAHPSKYRAWTPDPLMKNQVYSDCVHWCLPGAIDTWNDMLLHMLLNE from the exons ATGAGGGACCTTCTTCACATCAGCCATCCCCATGGCCATGGGAGGAGCAGCAGCAGATTCTTCGTCGTCGCCGTCGTGTCCCTCACGCTCGTTGCAGCTCTTCTCGCGGCTTTCAACATGCTGACCACGACGACGATCCCAGCTGACCGGCGGCCGCTTGGTTCTCAGTCTCACACGTCAGCCCGGCGAGGCGAGGGCTGTGACATTTTCCGGGGCGACTGGGTGCCGGACCTGGACGCGCCCTACTACACCAACGACACCTGCCCCCCGGGGATCATCGACGAGCACTACGACTGCATGAGGTTCGGCAGGCCGGACCTGGGCTTCCTCCAGTGGCGGTGGCAGCCCGCCGGCGACGGCTGCGACCTGCCCCGCTTCGACcccctccgcttcctggccatgATGAGGGGCAAGACCATCGCCTTCGTCGGGGACTCGCTGGCCAGGAACCACAAGGACTCTCTCATCTGCCTCCTCACCAGA GTCGCGACGCCTATCACAAGCTGGCCGAGAAAGAAGCACACGGTGTACTACTACAGGGAGTACAACTTCACGGTGGCCAGCTTCTGGGTGCCATACCTTGTCCGGCACGAGATGATCGACGACGACGGGCCGACGCACACGGGCCTCTGGAACCTCTACCTGGACGAGCCGGAGGAGGTGTGGGCGACGCATGTGGCGGAGCTCGACTACGTGGTGGTGTCGGCGTCGAGCTGGTTCTACCGCCCGTCCATGCTGTACGAGGCCGAGCAGCTCGTCGGGTGCCACTACTGCCAGCGGCCCAACGTGACGGACCTGACAATGCGGTACGCGCTGCGCATGGCCACGCGGGCCGCGTTGCGGGCGCTCTCCGGCGCCGACGGCCGGTTCCGCGGCACGGTGCTGCTGCGCACCGTCGACCCGTCGCACTATGAGGGCGGGGAGTGGAACAAGGACGGCAACTGCCTTCGGAGGGCGCCGCACCGACGCGGGGAGAAGATGGTCGAGGGCTTCGAGCTCGACTTCCGCGCGCTGCAGGTGGAGGAGTTTGCGGCGGCGGagagggcggcggccggcggggtGAGGGTGATGCTCATGGACACGACGGAGGCGATGATCCTGCGCGCGGACGCGCATCCCAGCAAGTACCGCGCCTGGACGCCCGACCCGCTCATGAAAAACCAGGTGTACAGCGACTGCGTGCACTGGTGCCTTCCGGGGGCCATTGATACATGGAACGACATGCTGCTCCATATGCTGCTCAACGAGTGA
- the LOC125506514 gene encoding cis-prenyltransferase 4, chloroplastic-like: MPLSNSTSAPAAEVLLPEGLRSESLPRHVALVMDGNSRWAAARGLPPTDGHEHGMRALMRTVRLCRAWGIRVVTAFGFSLENWNRPKAEVDFLMALIERFINDNLAEFMREGTRLRIIGDRSRLPISVQKTARDAEEATRNNSRLDLVLAISYSGRMDIVQACRKLAQKVDAKLLRPEDIDESMFADELQTSCAADESSSSCPDLLIRTSGELRLSNFLLWQSAYSELFFTDTLWPDFGEAQYLQALTAFQSRDRRFGARKHNAAL, translated from the exons ATGCCGCTCTCCAACTCTACATCCGCGCCGGCGGCCGAGGTGCTCCTCCCAGAAGGGCTCCGGTCGGAGTCGCTGCCGCGGCACGTGGCGCTGGTGATGGACGGGAACTCTCGGTGGGCGGCAGCGCGGGGCCTGCCACCGACAGACGGGCACGAGCACGGGATGCGCGCGCTGATGAGGACGGTGCGGCTCTGCCGCGCCTGGGGCATCCGCGTCGTCACCGCCTTCGGCTTCTCGCTCGAGAACTGGAATCGACCAAAG GCGGAGGTTGACTTCTTGATGGCCTTGATCGAGAGGTTTATCAACGACAACCTCGCCGAGTTCATGAG GGAAGGGACCCGTCTACGTATAATTGGTGACCGCTCAAGGCTGCCAATCTCTGTGCAGAAGACCGCACGAGATGCCGAGGAGGCAACAAGGAACAACTCGCGTCTCGATCTAGTCCTAGCCATCAGCTACAGCGGGCGGATGGACATTGTGCAAGCATGCCGTAAGCTCGCCCAAAAGGTGGACGCCAAGCTGCTCAGGCCGGAGGACATCGATGAGTCGATGTTCGCCGACGAGCTCCAGACCAGCTGTGCGGCAGACGAATCCTCCTCCTCTTGCCCGGACCTGCTCATCAGGACCAGCGGCGAGCTGAGGCTCAGCAACTTCCTGCTGTGGCAGTCGGCTTACTCTGAGCTCTTCTTCACCGACACGCTCTGGCCTGATTTCGGGGAGGCCCAATATCTCCAGGCATTGACGGCCTTCCAGAGCAGAGATAGGCGCTTTGGTGCAAGAAAACATAATGCAGCGCTATAA